From the Niveibacterium microcysteis genome, the window AGCTGTCGTATTTGTTGATTCTTGTTGCGGCGCGCAATTAATCACGCCTTTCGGCAGGATTACCGTTACGACGACGCTCGCAAAAGCGTCGCAGCGCCCGGGTAGCCAGGGCCCGCGCCCTCATCGAAGGGCCACAGTTTGGCGGGGGCCGCCGCCAGCGCTGCGCCCCGCTCCGAAGTGCTTCAGCCTGCCGTGATGATGCCGCAGCCCACACGCGGCCCCGCATTGCCAAGCGGCTGCGAGGTGTAATCGTCGGCATCGCGGTGAATGATCAGCGGCTTGCCGACAATGCCGTACTTGCCCGGCGTCAGGGTGATCGTATCGACATCCTGCGACAGCACTCCGACGCCACTCGCGTCGGTCTTCAGGTTGAACATCGCACCGGCGTGGCGCGCCGGGGTGCCCGGATGCCCGTGCGGATGTTGATCCGGGTTCAGGTGGCCGGCCGTCTTGGTGCCGTCACCCGAGCAATCCGCGACGTCGTGCACATGGAAACCATGTTCGGCATTGGGCTTGAGACCTGACACCCGCGCGTCGACATGTACTTTGCCATTCGGCAGTTCGACAAAGGACACCGCGCCGGTCGGGCTCAGGCCGGCGGCTTCTGCCGACGCGGTCGGGCGGATCTGCGCGACGGCGCGAAGGGGTGCAGGTGGCGTGCTGGCGCAAGCGGCAAGCAGGGTGGCAGTGGCTAGCAGGGCGATGTTTCTTGTAGGCATCGATGATCTCCGGGGTTGGGGCGGGCAAGACCCGCTTTCTGCATCGTAGATCAGCCGCCGCCCGCCGCCACAAATGAAAACGGCACACCAAAGGTGTGCCGT encodes:
- a CDS encoding superoxide dismutase family protein, with product MPTRNIALLATATLLAACASTPPAPLRAVAQIRPTASAEAAGLSPTGAVSFVELPNGKVHVDARVSGLKPNAEHGFHVHDVADCSGDGTKTAGHLNPDQHPHGHPGTPARHAGAMFNLKTDASGVGVLSQDVDTITLTPGKYGIVGKPLIIHRDADDYTSQPLGNAGPRVGCGIITAG